A genome region from Bemisia tabaci chromosome 3, PGI_BMITA_v3 includes the following:
- the LOC109029772 gene encoding uncharacterized protein — protein sequence MEPESEDFNNFLPAVWLIFGGSYFNHSNAPKTTPRAQDDNVKSSNKQEPSDCREQILVDLLRYHIENEYVNHLQSSALITQLMSVVELFKIWSEDLTLIYEIRVLSNNNDVEFDSKLKFLAERIFQRISDFHECTIIPTGLISSELTDGNENVSLAILKEEGHRMDWIQVDPGSTYHQCCHDLVDTRRNAFFNVRNVQKSKITREWVRLLLTFKCITPTQCYKELMFYEWLLPHLNGESTLQSKPDEGFIRYRHSSPTHTWQVLDQSFRYLLQHFLGNSYLPIYQEITTSFKISLMEKSLTIYEEKVSKDIRQCHFLLQEMMRDVAQQALDHGNEKQKEHAFVVCEAVKVALDNSCSKQQLELELQSNIGDVHVSSCRFPALHLPKITSSSNTSSSSSLDIHPNFVKPNMQDDIIDYLKKFRGNFLNKLTAEDFDTSALICRSIEECFINFLWKSDILEVTGLLPFTRNDVYLASCLKDLGELYYTCQGRLVNCYLKKETYEPLLYAKNVVVQFFVYAAIAALNLRHGRIGPVLANYNLSTSCSESLKLSTIIPSLVIEDSQWLNVLFSVQTFFEHSIERHTLFSFRSFINKKPAFNMTLSIRNESELMDNNVRFAYDLLQTDADVFDAFNDDHADLEPVEAHRKWTKLTYTDPKKYLPELYTFLPLVAHSAKTALTGFDLLNTGSKKYSAEWFCSKKYGSYSLVNFRVNTRCVSTNAEVSKLTSYRLKTNSASVNSFQPFISFNWEKDDKNAKKSIHLCENEIIARLNQKPDTMDCNRYLHLGFLQSEPHLKLERLYIALKEQQLNFSSKEEGVLIKQTLFEISISKEIDEVPCTLLKWTAFHKPELIHELGSLLIEKARAMKYCLTQHYALGDILIVTLGLVTFYPSEYRDFFIEGILDIFYMLKGILTESPTHLSDQTLLYLNAYLIIIVQASQHLLKTEIVTILKAFLEIERYKAIGTHLDNNFLLRIRSASFDWYSQVEDRLHEDSDILNNVMLNINPQWNQESSWTKSKNELLFRCNDFAIRPLHGCVYFNNQSIRGLPSSIKEHQVFRDYIGEVNFAVRPETCEIDSKMLPCYVSVGYEPQTRFTLVQNKILLIEEWIQDSFQRYVPAHEISSHENKYPQAFYKLPNNTGKLRHWLKGRSLILIKDENKKVVFEWDLKARTLLSVQHGGYVVPWKQLKTCFFKKWLEQMELPDWIELIARPTSNGSGYYIIESLNLPRLGLHFCYQKGEFFSKQIHGYVIAKLQHLNTLHGSSYMVLERKERNSTCVSKKIIIPHRIIKPTGPFYNKIPIIDATDVLSPAYFVYDYDPKLNMLKGHHIRAQLYLALLFYCSVSMDNLDISNCNLYHLARENLELCWKDEPYDEVEFSIIEQFFNLSDLRDARSHSLALYLKVASLLICSLRLEFLYTDESAEVIKKKSHQLLTSMSKQLPRLFLSYLQNKPNIFVRIQLSSEEEEDILKQCLQPTSNIKNNREEVAEILSFLRAYNQVYFKLQPQSLSPPNALRPFNSFYRQFFSQKTLLDTEFENIFQNHLAFFKFPFTAETIWWTKKLSSSSISCILSDQFHLKNFISLYNLARSSQVSLSKYSYFLHYIVLMASITHSEFPSEVRMMLARALLLVAENPDLFPKSPQWFNANHLSVNLTLRKVYKSDIIDSIPSLHWKRPRDYDEFDDEKKEKELQKFEEEKQKYEEENKRIWKLFSQYDLDDEGVPLSLPSNKDDFQLEYESRMTFLYLSKKEIVRDVHRRAAYNDSMFNFFYHIVKVCDDEKYASEMAWPVAAPSIDKKINVHFEAKKENALAIASQQVSLERWIVPQQPLVDLNQFFTFTLSQAEESGFLFESQLREQKNGYQHKFYSELKDSWSAYQTEDRCTYSWLSSQSLSELEFVLRSKFEIIRERTEQLWGHIVERFKLRTNSESNNYFALRWHCGQVLYYNKQDLLTVLIAPQKVELYNPDCVAQKEVVYQELLEYLIHEINSAKLMRVLNLLENHKEADNDTERFSIVQTLVRSLQENLNSESYRNPHWILFQFENEIIVRNNQSELILAMLAQNGKAMFQLNMGEGKSSVILPLLSYNLADGNQLLRINVLSALLITMKEFLRQRFSGLIRKRIYTLPFNRDMDISTKNITLISNMLKTCQNNRHILLVTPEHRLCLQLKTRELLLEHQQQMEATNLFNWNTYRQRAEFKDDVYKDLTETEKEDRLLKQDKCLKACLQADGYIDTEDSDTNKILKAPPRGRGRLEFANYKKRIDDSSFREWSCLKAAYQELNCNSKLAFADTSEKLKLLSEMNVLRAIDLFDESDEILKHGTELNYTIGDRCAFAGGELRWKIPQFFIKAIFCDFEIREVIDAGKVHGFTAVSQRFSDEGGVPFIQLLCKSYFDDHIKPSLVEKFFQENLSSLRKFQTSADSCFAQDGISSLRQYVAGKLQLNEEKKVLAFLADKGPLKDKLLIAKGWLSHGILFHVFNSKYRVQFGLHLNSEGEAIKRIAIPFLGKDTPSPRSEFSHPDVMLGFTIISYLYKGLSQKELKETLLNLKGSFSAPVGDMTLSSWTQAGEDWISTQVDEFPPLQLKSLQYMDLADELCLTQAHQYLSGNHLAIFDYLNQFVLLEEATQYRHKISANAHSLVGYNAALGFSGTDDRKITMPFQVESRCSTSQIGTNGKLLSVLTEERNSHYQSLETEDSKKLLTELCLFVKENKSCHALIDAGALVTGLSNSDVAKFLITHLPDTFVGILYFSDEGNKLTVQTRDGKISALQDCYLDKRFLFAYLDDIHTRGTDIQLPLNCHAILTIGMDMSKDKLMQAAMRLRQLAQKQSVSLWGTQAVSFAIARDNSVDPTKINSLEVIKWVTRNTINHINEDLFPVAVRKINFEFLLRAEAWLKEAPANLNILVQFCQSEELFQLEEFYALSPQCEDLADRLDWLVATRIRIFWRDLALEFQNKKLTDTPFYKKMFERSNKVNLKDQLSRISEEMTEYLQEGLIHQSLEDDEEKEVEVEIIQERRVLFKLEHQKARQEQLWDVQIILLDDFITEAQEAAIIMPLCSIKHYVQHPACIEEITWHKDIYMTSNYIKSIIREKEGTLDNYLRPVDVVLIHRSPDKSEALLLSGREASRIKSRCFDNFGNNLLVHINDINGHTQWPSDSVVTKQEHKLLTIIKLFAGECHYASKREVQRIAKLVGRIYPQFFNCLNLDRTNSEELYDVLIQGDYLDFAGVMTENFLKILRSVRRGEPLFEFPEDIELNKNLSKKVFALFQDLIIRSSTSLQSGHYVLWQWVGARNRLREYPGSALESVINSEHKIKFTY from the coding sequence ATGTACAATCATTCCGACCGGATTAATTTCATCGGAACTTACGGATGGTAATGAAAATGTTAGTTTAGCCATTTTAAAGGAAGAAGGTCATCGTATGGATTGGATTCAGGTTGATCCTGGCAGTACATACCATCAATGTTGCCATGATCTAGTTGATACGAGACGAAATGCTTTCTTCAATGTACGCAACgtacaaaaaagtaaaatcactAGAGAATGGGTTCGCTTATTATTAACTTTTAAATGTATCACTCCAACGCAATGCTATAAAGAGCTCATGTTTTATGAATGGTTGCTTCCTCACCTTAATGGTGAATCCACTCTTCAATCGAAGCCTGATGAAGGTTTCATCAGGTATCGTCATTCATCACCTACTCACACATGGCAAGTTCTTGATCAATCATTCCGGTACCTATTGCAGCATTTTCTGGGCAATTCTTACCTCCCGATTTACCAAGAAATAACAaccagtttcaaaatttccttgatgGAAAAGTCCTTAACCATTTATGAGGAAAAGGTTAGCAAAGATATTCGACAATGCCATTTCCTTCTTCAGGAAATGATGAGAGATGTCGCTCAGCAGGCGCTAGATCAcggaaatgaaaaacaaaaagaacATGCTTTTGTTGTTTGTGAAGCAGTGAAAGTAGCCCTAGATAATAGCTGCAGTAAACAACAACTGGAACTGGAACTTCAATCCAATATCGGTGATGTGCATGTATCATCATGCAGATTTCCTGCTCTCCATTTACCAAAAATTACGTCTTCCTCCAACACTTCCTCCTCGTCCAGTTTAGATATTCACCCCAACTTTGTGAAACCAAATATGCAGGATGACATAATTGATTACCTCAAAAAATTTAGGGGAAATTTCTTAAACAAATTGACAGCTGAAGACTTCGACACATCTGCGCTGATATGTCGGAGCATCGAAGAAtgtttcatcaattttctttggaaaagcGATATATTGGAAGTAACAGGCTTGTTACCATTCACGAGAAACGATGTTTATTTGGCATCATGTTTAAAGGACCTTGGCGAGTTGTACTACACATGTCAAGGACGATTAGTGAATTGCTACCTTAAAAAAGAGACCTATGAACCACTTTTATATGCAAAAAACGTGGTAGTTCAATTCTTTGTGTATGCAGCAATTGCTGCATTGAACCTTCGTCATGGACGTATAGGGCCTGTTCTTGCAAATTATAACCTGAGCACTTCCTGCAGTGAATCGCTGAAGTTATCCACGATAATCCCTTCCCTTGTGATTGAGGATTCGCAGTGGCTGAATGTATTATTCTCCGTTCAAACTTTTTTCGAGCACAGTATTGAAAGACATACGCTCTTCTCATTCCGATCATTCATCAATAAGAAGCCAGCTTTCAACATGACTTTGTCTATTAGAAACGAATCCGAACTAATGGATAACAATGTGAGATTCGCTTATGATCTGCTACAAACAGATGCCGATGTATTTGATGCATTTAATGACGACCATGCTGACCTAGAACCGGTTGAAGCGCATCGAAAGTGGACAAAACTCACTTATACTGATCCTAAGAAATATTTGCCTGAGCTGTATACATTTCTACCTCTAGTAGCTCACAGTGCTAAAACAGCTTTAACCGGTTTTGACCTGTTAAATACAGGTTCTAAAAAGTACTCAGCAGAGTGGTTTTGTTCTAAAAAATATGGTTCTTATTCTTTGGTCAACTTTAGAGTAAATACCAGGTGTGTTAGTACTAATGCTGAAGTGAGTAAGCTTACAAGTTACAGACTAAAAACAAATTCGGCCTCTGTGAATTCTTTTCAACCGTTTATTAGTTTCAACTGGGAAAAGGATGATAAAAATGCCAAGAAAAGTATACATTTGTGTGAAAATGAAATCATCGCCCGCCTAAACCAGAAACCAGACACCATGGATTGTAATCGTTATCTACATTTAGGGTTTCTACAAAGCGAGCCACATCTAAAGTTGGAACGTTTGTATATTGCGCTAAAGGAACAGCAGCTTAATTTTAGTAGCAAAGAAGAAGGTGTATTGATAAAGCAAACCTTATTTGAAATCAGCATATCCAAGGAAATTGATGAGGTGCCTTGCACCTTACTTAAATGGACTGCTTTTCACAAGCCAGAATTGATTCATGAGTTGGGCTCACTGCTAATAGAAAAAGCACGCGCAATGAAGTATTGCCTGACGCAACATTATGCTTTAGGCGATATTCTTATTGTGACCCTAGGTTTAGTAACATTTTATCCATCCGAGTATAGAGATTTTTTCATCGAAGGTATCTTAGATATATTCTACATGCTTAAAGGAATTTTAACGGAGTCTCCAACCCATTTAAGTGATCAAACTTTGCTCTATCTTAATGCATACCTTATCATAATTGTACAAGCTTCTCAGCATCTGTTGAAAACGGAGATTGTAACAATATTGAAAGCATTCCTGGAAATTGAAAGATACAAAGCTATAGGAACTCATCTCGACAACAACTTTTTATTGCGTATAAGGTCAGCAAGTTTCGATTGGTACTCACAAGTCGAGGATCGTTTACATGAAGACTCAGATATACTCAACAATGTGATGTTGAACATCAATCCACAATGGAATCAAGAGAGTTCATGgacaaaaagtaaaaacgaATTATTATTCAGGTGTAATGATTTTGCAATTAGACCTCTACATGGTTGTGTTTATTTTAACAATCAATCTATTAGAGGACTACCCAGCAGTATTAAAGAGCACCAAGTCTTCCGAGATTATATCGGAGAAGTGAATTTTGCTGTTCGCCCTGAAACTTGTGAAATTGATTCCAAAATGTTGCCATGTTACGTTTCTGTTGGTTATGAGCCTCAAACACGATTCACATTGGTAcagaataaaattttattaattgaaGAATGGATTCAAGATAGTTTCCAACGGTATGTCCCAGCTCATGAAATATCTTCTCATGAGAACAAGTACCCCCAAGCCTTCTACAAACTACCAAATAACACAGGAAAATTAAGGCATTGGTTGAAAGGTCGTTCATTGATACTCAtcaaagatgaaaataaaaaggttGTGTTTGAATGGGACCTAAAGGCTAGGACTCTGCTTTCTGTGCAACATGGTGGATATGTTGTTCCATGGAAACAACTAAAAacttgtttctttaaaaaatggctgGAACAAATGGAATTGCCTGATTGGATAGAACTCATTGCTCGGCCAACATCCAATGGCTCAGGTTATTACATCATCGAATCATTAAATTTGCCCCGATTAGGCTTACATTTTTGTTACCAGAAAGGTGAATTCTTCTCCAAACAGATTCATGGTTATGTCATTGCTAAACTGCAGCATTTGAACACATTGCATGGATCAAGCTATATGGTCTTGGAGAGAAAAGAACGCAACTCAACATGCGTATCTAAGAAAATTATTATTCCGCATCGTATCATAAAACCGACAGGTCCTTTTTATAACAAGATACCAATCATTGATGCTACTGATGTCCTATCACCCGCTTATTTTGTGTATGATTATGATCCCAAGTTAAACATGTTGAAAGGGCATCACATCCGAGCTCAGCTTTATCTCGCTTTACTTTTTTATTGCTCAGTGTCTATGGATAATCTAGACATTTCCAATTGTAATTTGTACCACTTAGCAAGGGAGAACTTGGAACTATGCTGGAAAGATGAGCCATATGATGAAGTTGAATTTAGCATCATTGAGCAATTTTTTAACCTCAGTGATTTGCGAGATGCTCGCAGCCATAGCTTAGCATTGTATTTAAAAGTTGCATCCTTGTTGATTTGCAGTTTACGCTTGGAGTTTTTGTACACGGATGAAAGTGCAGAGgtgattaaaaaaaagagtcaTCAGTTATTAACAAGTATGTCAAAGCAGCTTCCTCGTTTGTTTCTATCTTATCTACAAAACAAACCGAATATTTTTGTACGCATACAACTTAGCtcagaagaagaggaagatatCCTGAAACAGTGCTTGCAACCAACCAGTAATATAAAGAACAATAGAGAAGAAGTGGCTGAAATTTTATCCTTCCTGAGAGCCTATAACCAAGTGTATTTTAAACTGCAACCCCAATCGCTTTCACCACCAAACGCCCTAAGACCTTTCAACTCATTCTACcgtcagtttttttctcagaagaCACTTCTTGATACCGaatttgagaacattttccaGAATCATCTCGCTTTCTTTAAGTTTCCTTTCACTGCAGAAACAATTTGGTGGACAAAAAAACTATCTTCGTCCAGTATCAGTTGTATACTAAGTGATcagtttcatttgaaaaacttcATCTCCTTGTATAATCTAGCAAGAAGTTCTCAAGTGAGTCTCTCCAAGTACAGCTATTTTTTACATTATATTGTCTTGATGGCGAGTATTACCCACTCTGAATTTCCGAGTGAAGTCAGGATGATGCTGGCTCGTGCTCTCCTCCTTGTTGCTGAAAATCCAGATTTGTTCCCTAAGTCCCCTCAATGGTTCAATGCAAATCATCTTTCTGTCAATTTGACCCTAAGGAAAGTTTACAAAAGTGATATCATTGACTCAATTCCGTCTCTTCACTGGAAGCGGCCGAGAGATTATGACGAGTTTGatgatgaaaagaaagaaaaagaattgcAAAAGTTCgaagaagaaaaacagaagtacgaagaagaaaacaaaagaatttGGAAGCTCTTTAGTCAGTATGATCTTGATGATGAAGGAGTGCCTCTCAGTCTCCCGTCAAATAAAGATGATTTCCAACTTGAGTATGAATCCAGAATGACTTTTCTCTACCTCAGCAAGAAAGAAATAGTGAGAGATGTTCACCGTCGAGCTGCATACAATGATagcatgttcaattttttttatcatattgtGAAAGTTTGCGATGATGAAAAGTATGCATCTGAAATGGCTTGGCCTGTAGCTGCTCCATcaatcgataaaaaaattaatgtccaCTTTgaggcaaaaaaagaaaatgcttTGGCCATTGCCTCACAGCAAGTTAGCCTAGAAAGATGGATTGTCCCTCAGCAACCATTAGTTGATTTGAaccaattttttacttttactttgTCCCAAGCTGAGGAAAGTGGCTTTTTATTTGAATCTCAACTGAGAGAACAGAAAAATGGATACCAGCACAAATTTTATAGTGAATTGAAAGATAGTTGGTCAGCTTATCAAACTGAAGATAGGTGCACTTATTCCTGGCTCAGTTCCCAATCTCTGAGTGAACTAGAATTCGTCCTCCGAAGCAAATTCGAAATAATTCGTGAACGAACTGAACAACTATGGGGTCACATCGTAGAACGGTTCAAATTAAGGACAAACAGTGAGTCCAACAACTACTTTGCACTACGATGGCACTGTGGTCAAGTGCTTTATTATAATAAGCAAGACTTGTTGACAGTATTGATTGCGCCTCAGAAGGTGGAGTTGTACAATCCTGACTGTGTAGCACAAAAAGAAGTTGTTTATCAAGAGCTACTGGAATATTTAATTCACGAAATAAACTCTGCAAAATTAATGAGAGTACTGAACCTCTTAGAAAACCACAAAGAAGCTGACAACGACACAGAACGATTCTCAATAGTTCAGACTCTGGTTAGAAGTTTACAGGAAAATCTCAATTCAGAATCTTACAGAAACCCCCACTGGATTTTGTtccaatttgaaaatgaaataatcgTTCGCAACAATCAAAGCGAGCTGATACTTGCAATGTTAGCTCAAAATGGAAAAGCTATGTTCCAACTAAACATGGGAGAGGGTAAATCTTCTGTTATTTTGCCACTACTAAGTTATAACTTAGCAGATGGCAATCAATTATTACGCATAAACGTTTTGTCTGCACTATTAATTACAATGAAAGAATTTTTACGCCAGCGCTTCTCAGGTTTGATTCGTAAGCGTATTTATACCTTACCTTTCAATcgtgatatggacatttcaacaaaaaatataaCTTTGATATCGAACATGCTCAAAACATGCCAAAACAACCGGCATATTTTACTAGTCACCCCTGAACATCGTCTATGTTTACAGTTGAAAACAAGAGAACTATTGTTGGAACATCAACAGCAAATGGAAGCTACCAACCTTTTCAATTGGAATACCTACCGGCAAAGGGCTGAGTTTAAAGATGATGTTTACAAAGACTTGacagaaacagaaaaagaagacCGATTGCTGAAACAAGATAAGTGCCTGAAAGCTTGTTTGCAGGCTGATGGGTACATTGACACCGAAGACTCAGATACCAATAAAATTCTGAAAGCACCACCGCGAGGACGCGGCCGGCTAGAATTCGcgaattacaaaaaaagaattGATGATTCTTCTTTCAGAGAATGGAGTTGCTTGAAAGCTGCTTATCAAGAACTGAATTGCAACTCAAAACTTGCTTTTGCAGATACCAGTGAAAAACTTAAGCTTCTCAGCGAAATGAATGTTCTTAGGGCCATTGACCTATTTGATGAGTCCGATGAAATCCTAAAGCATGGGACTGAACTAAATTACACTATTGGTGATAGGTGTGCTTTTGCGGGTGGAGAACTCCGCTGGAAAATACcacagtttttcatcaaagcaATCTTTTGTGATTTCGAAATAAGAGAAGTCATTGATGCCGGAAAAGTTCATGGTTTCACAGCTGTCAGTCAAAGATTTAGTGATGAAGGTGGTGTACCATTTATACAATTGCTTTGCAAGTCTTATTTTGATGATCATATTAAACCTTCACTTGTAGaaaaatttttccaggaaaacttaTCTTcgctccgaaaatttcaaaccagTGCTGACAGTTGTTTTGCTCAAGATGGAATCAGCTCCCTTAGGCAGTATGTTGCTGGGAAACTGCagttaaatgaagaaaagaaagtgTTGGCTTTCCTTGCTGATAAAGGTCCATTAAAAGATAAGCTACTTATTGCGAAAGGTTGGCTTTCTCATGGAATCTTATTTCATGTGTTTAATTCCAAATACAGGGTTCAATTTGGATTACATCTAAATTCAGAAGGTGAAGCAATCAAACGTATTGCAATCCCATTCTTGGGAAAAGATACACCTTCTCCCAGATCTGAATTCAGTCATCCAGATGTCATGCTTGGGTTCACTATCATAAGTTACTTATATAAAGGTCTCAGCCAGAAAGAACTCAAGGAAACACTTCTCAATTTAAAAGGTAGCTTCAGTGCTCCAGTTGGAGATATGACGCTGAGCAGCTGGACTCAGGCTGGCGAAGACTGGATTTCAACTCAGGTAGATGAATTCCCACCATTGCAACTTAAATCCTTGCAATACATGGATTTGGCAGACGAGCTCTGTTTGACACAAGCACACCAGTACTTATCAGGCAATCACTTGGCCATATTTGACTACCTGAATCAGTTTGTATTGTTGGAAGAAGCCACGCAGTATCGTCATAAAATCAGTGCCAATGCTCATTCTTTAGTTGGCTATAATGCAGCATTAGGTTTTTCTGGTACAGATGACAGAAAGATAACAATGCCATTTCAAGTTGAATCTCGCTGCTCTACCTCTCAAATAGGGACTAACGGTAAATTATTATCAGTTCTGACTGAAGAGCGAAACAGTCATTATCAGTCCTTGGAAACAGAGGactcaaaaaaattgttgacggAATTGTGTTtatttgtcaaagaaaataaGAGCTGTCATGCCTTGATTGACGCTGGAGCATTAGTTACAGGGCTCTCAAACagtgatgttgccaaatttttaattaCCCACTTGCCTGATACGTTTGTGGGTATCCTATATTTTAGCGATGAAGGCAATAAACTGACTGTTCAAACACGGGATGGCAAAATATCCGCATTACAAGATTGCTACCTGGATAAAAGGTTCTTATTCGCTTATCTGGATGATATACATACACGTGGTACAGATATACAGCTTCCCTTAAACTGCCATGCCATACTCACTATTGGCATGGACATGTCAAAAGATAAGTTAATGCAAGCTGCCATGCGCTTAAGACAACTAGCCCAAAAACAGTCCGTTTCTCTCTGGGGCACGCAAGCTGTCTCATTTGCTATTGCACGAGACAATTCAGTCGACCCAACCAAAATTAATAGTCTAGAAGTAATTAAATGGGTCACCCGCAACACTATCAATCACATCAACGAGGATTTGTTCCCAGTAGCAGTGAGGAAAATCAACTTTGAGTTTTTGCTAAGAGCAGAGGCCTGGCTGAAAGAGGCGCCTGCTAACCTGAATATTTTGGTTCAATTTTGTCAGAGTGAGGAGTTGTTTCAACTGGAAGAGTTTTATGCCCTTTCGCCCCAATGTGAAGATTTAGCGGATCGGCTGGATTGGTTGGTTGCCACACGCATCCGAATATTCTGGCGCGACCTTGCGCTCGAGTTTCAAAACAAAAAGCTGACAGATACccctttttacaaaaaaatgtttgaacgaTCAAATAAAGTTAACTTAAAAGACCAACTTAGCCGAATTTCAGAAGAAATGACAGAATATCTACAGGAGGGCCTGATTCATCAATCTCTAgaagatgatgaagaaaaaGAGGTGGAAGTTGAAATAATTCAAGAGCGGAGAGTTCTATTTAAATTAGAACATCAAAAAGCTCGACAGGAACAACTGTGGgatgttcagataattttactggatgaTTTTATCACAGAAGCTCAAGAAGCTGCCATTATTATGCCATTATGTAGCATAAAGCATTACGTGCAACATCCTGCTTGTATTGAAGAGATTACATGGCACAAAGATATTTACATGACATCCAATTATATTAAAAGCATCATTCGGGAGAAGGAAGGTACTCTGGATAATTATTTGCGTCCTGTTGATGTTGTTTTAATCCACCGTTCTCCCGATAAAAGTGAGGCCTTGTTGCTATCAGGTCGAGAAGCATCTCGTATTAAGTCCAGATGTTTTGACAATTTCGGCAACAATTTATTGGTGCACATCAATGATATCAACGGTCACACTCAATGGCCCTCAGATAGTGTTGTAACCAAGCAAGAACATAAGTTACTCACAATCATAAAATTGTTTGCTGGTGAATGTCACTATGCATCAAAGAGAGAAGTGCAACGCATTGCCAAATTAGTAGGGCGCATCTACCCTCAGTTTTTTAATTGTCTAAATTTAGATAGGACAAACTCAGAAGAACTCTATGATGTCCTAATTCAAGGAGATTATCTGGACTTTGCTGGTGTTATGACCGAaaactttctaaaaattttgcgGTCTGTCAGGAGAGGAGAACCTCTGTTTGAATTTCCAGAAGATATTGAGTTAAATAAAAACTTATCGAAAAAAGTTTTTGCATTATTTCAGGACTTGATAATTCGATCATCCACCTCTTTACAAAGCGGTCATTATGTTCTGTGGCAATGGGTAGGTGCACGCAACAGATTGCGAGAATACCCAGGGTCAGCATTAGAATCAGTGATCAACTCTGAGCACAAGATTAAATTTACTTACTAA